Proteins encoded in a region of the Sphingomonas jaspsi DSM 18422 genome:
- a CDS encoding helix-turn-helix transcriptional regulator — MNNRLRVLRAERGWSQADLGGHIGVSRQAVNAIETGKHDPSLPLAFKLARLFDLRIEEIFDDGAALG; from the coding sequence ATGAACAATCGCCTTCGGGTGCTGCGCGCCGAACGCGGATGGAGCCAGGCCGATCTTGGCGGTCATATCGGGGTGTCGCGGCAGGCCGTGAACGCGATCGAGACCGGCAAGCACGATCCGTCGCTGCCCCTCGCCTTCAAGCTGGCCCGGCTGTTCGACCTGCGTATCGAAGAAATTTTCGACGACGGTGCGGCGCTCGGCTGA
- a CDS encoding TIGR02466 family protein — protein MTIRTLFATPLYEAELADDALLAELAHSIRMLAEDDVAGQRWSADKGYRGYTSYASLNDLPRRDPAFDDLKRILTRHAAKFAKDLAWDVKPKLDSLWVNLLKGGGHHSGHIHPHSILSGTLYVEVPKGSGDIRFEDPRSGLMMAAPVRRDDAPEHLQPYARVAPRPGLILLWESWLRHEVMPNAGKGERLSVSFNFA, from the coding sequence ATGACGATCCGCACCCTGTTCGCGACGCCGCTGTACGAAGCGGAATTGGCCGACGATGCCCTGCTGGCCGAACTGGCGCATTCGATCCGCATGCTGGCGGAGGACGATGTCGCCGGGCAGCGATGGAGCGCGGACAAGGGCTATAGGGGCTACACGAGCTACGCCAGCCTCAACGACCTGCCGCGCCGCGATCCGGCGTTCGACGATCTGAAGCGAATCCTGACCCGCCACGCCGCCAAGTTCGCCAAAGACCTTGCGTGGGACGTGAAGCCGAAGCTCGACAGCCTGTGGGTCAATTTGCTGAAGGGCGGCGGGCACCACAGCGGCCACATCCACCCCCATTCGATCCTCAGCGGCACGCTCTATGTCGAGGTGCCCAAGGGTAGCGGCGACATTCGCTTCGAAGATCCGCGCTCGGGCCTGATGATGGCCGCCCCGGTCCGCCGCGATGATGCGCCGGAGCATCTCCAGCCCTACGCCCGCGTCGCACCGCGCCCCGGCCTGATCCTGCTGTGGGAAAGCTGGCTGCGTCACGAGGTGATGCCGAACGCCGGCAAGGGCGAACGGCTGAGCGTCAGCTTCAACTTCGCCTAG
- a CDS encoding TIGR02466 family protein yields MAFAIKSIDNLFPMPIIRVDIADAAALNERLLAEISARRAAEAGVARSNKGGWHSAADFFSRKEPAHAALALDLLRIMAESTRKFDPDADYSKLRLIPDGWVNVNPPGAYNSPHDHRSAFWSGTYYVDVPDGEGSSGMIEFYHPGTPLPQDGGIGGPLTAESYCTRPSAGTVLLFPATMKHWVHPNGGTRDRVTIAFNGRFEVKR; encoded by the coding sequence ATGGCATTTGCAATCAAGTCGATCGACAATCTCTTCCCGATGCCGATCATCCGCGTCGACATCGCCGATGCGGCTGCGCTCAATGAGCGGCTGTTGGCCGAAATCTCGGCGCGGCGCGCGGCGGAAGCGGGGGTGGCGCGCAGCAACAAGGGCGGCTGGCATTCGGCGGCCGATTTCTTTTCGCGCAAGGAACCGGCACATGCCGCGCTCGCGCTCGACCTGTTGCGGATCATGGCCGAAAGCACGCGCAAGTTCGATCCGGACGCGGATTATTCGAAGCTGAGGCTGATCCCCGACGGGTGGGTCAACGTGAACCCGCCCGGCGCCTACAACAGCCCGCACGATCATCGCAGCGCCTTTTGGTCCGGGACCTATTATGTCGACGTGCCCGACGGCGAGGGCTCGTCGGGCATGATCGAATTCTACCACCCCGGCACCCCCTTGCCGCAGGACGGCGGGATCGGTGGGCCGCTGACCGCCGAAAGCTATTGCACGCGGCCCAGCGCCGGGACGGTGCTGCTGTTTCCTGCCACGATGAAGCATTGGGTCCACCCGAACGGCGGTACGCGCGACCGGGTGACGATCGCCTTCAACGGCCGCTTCGAAGTGAAGCGGTAG
- the pth gene encoding aminoacyl-tRNA hydrolase: protein MQIWAGLGNPGAQYALHRHNVGFMALDAIAEVHGFGPWSKKFRGLISEGRIGRHKVLLLKPQTYMNDSGDSVQQALKFYKLDVDALTVFHDELDLAPMKVKARVGGGLAGHNGLRSINASLGPDFRRVRIGIGHPGDKSRVTGHVLGNYAKSEMDVLADMLAAIASEAPWLADGDDARFMSDIALRLQQD from the coding sequence ATGCAGATCTGGGCAGGCCTTGGAAATCCCGGCGCACAATATGCGCTGCACCGCCACAATGTCGGCTTCATGGCGCTCGACGCCATCGCCGAGGTGCACGGCTTCGGCCCCTGGTCGAAGAAATTCCGCGGCCTGATCAGCGAAGGCCGCATCGGCCGCCACAAGGTGCTGCTGCTCAAACCCCAGACCTATATGAACGACAGCGGAGACAGCGTTCAGCAAGCGCTGAAATTCTACAAGCTGGATGTCGACGCGCTCACCGTCTTCCATGACGAGCTCGACCTCGCACCGATGAAGGTCAAGGCGCGGGTCGGCGGGGGCCTTGCCGGGCACAATGGCCTGCGCTCGATCAACGCCTCGCTCGGCCCCGATTTCCGCCGCGTCCGCATCGGTATCGGCCACCCCGGCGACAAGTCCCGCGTCACCGGCCATGTGCTGGGCAATTACGCCAAGAGCGAGATGGACGTGCTCGCCGACATGCTCGCCGCCATCGCCTCGGAAGCGCCATGGCTCGCCGACGGCGACGACGCCCGGTTCATGAGCGACATCGCGTTGCGGCTCCAGCAGGATTGA
- a CDS encoding TraB/GumN family protein, whose amino-acid sequence MSFKKFVPFLVPVALLATPACAADKAAARPDLDPAVWVVKDKDTTIYLFGTVHALDGKKDWFNDEVKASFDKSDELVTEIIMPEKPEELQPLVMKYGIDLSGKTLPSKLSPQGQKNLSAAIAQSGLPATAFDYMKPFLASITLTTLQFQKMGMGPENGAEKVLTTAAKAANKKTSALETADYQLGLFGALPEAEQVRMLEKGLEESAEVPAKVGKLVDAWGKADTETVGRIMEADDADSELLHKVLITDRNANWATWISKRLDQPGTVFVAVGAGHLAGKDSVQSLLKAKGIASARVPHKE is encoded by the coding sequence ATGTCGTTCAAGAAGTTCGTTCCGTTCCTGGTCCCCGTCGCGCTGCTGGCGACCCCTGCCTGCGCTGCCGACAAGGCCGCTGCCCGCCCCGACCTCGATCCGGCGGTGTGGGTCGTGAAGGACAAGGACACCACCATCTATCTGTTCGGCACCGTCCATGCGCTGGACGGCAAGAAGGACTGGTTCAACGACGAGGTGAAGGCCAGCTTCGACAAGTCCGACGAACTGGTGACCGAAATCATCATGCCGGAAAAACCGGAAGAGCTGCAGCCGCTCGTCATGAAATATGGCATCGACCTGTCGGGCAAGACGCTGCCGTCGAAGCTGTCGCCGCAAGGGCAGAAGAACCTGTCGGCCGCGATCGCACAGTCCGGCCTGCCGGCGACGGCGTTCGATTATATGAAGCCGTTCCTGGCATCGATCACGCTGACCACGCTGCAGTTCCAGAAGATGGGCATGGGCCCGGAAAACGGCGCGGAAAAGGTGCTGACCACCGCCGCCAAGGCTGCCAACAAGAAGACGAGCGCGCTTGAAACCGCGGACTATCAGCTCGGACTGTTCGGCGCGCTGCCCGAAGCGGAGCAGGTTCGCATGCTCGAAAAGGGTCTCGAGGAAAGCGCCGAAGTCCCGGCCAAGGTCGGCAAGCTGGTCGACGCATGGGGCAAGGCCGATACGGAAACCGTCGGCAGGATCATGGAAGCGGACGACGCCGACAGCGAACTGCTGCACAAGGTGCTGATCACCGACCGCAATGCCAATTGGGCCACCTGGATCAGCAAGCGGCTCGACCAGCCGGGCACTGTGTTCGTCGCGGTCGGCGCGGGCCACCTGGCGGGCAAGGACAGCGTCCAGTCTCTGCTGAAGGCCAAAGGCATTGCCAGCGCCCGGGTGCCGCACAAGGAATAA
- a CDS encoding 50S ribosomal protein L25/general stress protein Ctc — protein MSEQLTLPAEARERAGKGASRELRREGRVPAVIYGNKKDPVSVHVEEKLLAKMLSTGHFMNSVVMVEVGGKATRTLPKAVDFHPVTSRPIHVDFLRISEHAEVKVNVPVAFTNEDAAPGIKRGGVLNVVRHDLELVCDAAHIPDQIEIDLTGLDIGDSVHISQVTLPKGVKSAIDDRDFTVVTVVAPSAMKSEEGDTTQADAGAVPTVGDEAAADEGEASEGGEEA, from the coding sequence ATGAGCGAACAGCTGACGCTGCCCGCCGAAGCGCGCGAACGGGCTGGCAAGGGAGCCTCCCGTGAACTCCGCCGCGAAGGTCGGGTACCCGCCGTGATTTACGGCAACAAGAAGGATCCGGTTTCGGTCCATGTCGAGGAAAAGCTCCTCGCCAAGATGCTGAGCACCGGCCATTTCATGAATTCGGTCGTCATGGTCGAAGTCGGTGGCAAGGCCACCCGCACGCTGCCCAAGGCAGTCGACTTCCACCCGGTGACGAGCCGCCCGATCCACGTCGATTTCCTGCGCATCAGCGAACATGCTGAAGTCAAGGTCAACGTGCCGGTCGCCTTCACCAACGAAGACGCGGCCCCGGGCATCAAGCGCGGCGGCGTGCTGAACGTCGTCCGTCACGACCTCGAACTGGTCTGCGACGCGGCGCACATCCCCGACCAGATCGAAATCGACCTCACCGGCCTCGACATCGGCGACAGCGTCCATATTTCGCAGGTCACCCTGCCGAAGGGCGTCAAGTCGGCGATCGACGATCGCGACTTCACCGTCGTTACCGTCGTCGCGCCGTCGGCGATGAAGTCGGAAGAAGGCGACACCACCCAGGCCGATGCGGGCGCCGTCCCGACCGTTGGCGACGAAGCCGCGGCCGACGAAGGCGAAGCTTCGGAAGGTGGCGAAGAGGCCTAA